The region TGTCTCGGtgtaatgatatgatatgttaaTCATACACGGTAATTTCCAATACCAACTTAATTATACATTTAAACCAGCAGTACTTAAGATAACATGTTGGAAAGGGTTCTTTTACAAATCACAAGAGGTTCGTGTGATACTTACATGAATAGATATAGGGTCGTCCAGCAAAGTCATTCTGTTTAGCGACAAGTGATTCTCTGACCAACTTAATGTTATTTAGCACAACACAGTGAGCAAGTCCAATGTTCAGAGTGAATATATCGCCATACTTTTCAGACAGTTTCGTCAAATTGGTATGCGGGTCTTTAGCGATCACTGCAAGTAATCAAAGAAGGAATAAACGTCAGTAAAAACGATTTATGGTCCATCTCTTCAGGCCCCATTTTGAAATCCTATTGTATTCTTCTGTGacagagcgccctcacagtATGGATGATGAATGCATTACATATGGAAAATAAGAGAAACACATTATTCTAATGAATACGAGAGAAATGGTGACAACGTTAAAAGAATTGTCTATTGCATCTCTATAGTGGTTTTCAAATGTATGGATGATGACAgataaaaactgaaaacttACACATTGCACTGCCTATAACAGGCCATCCTATTGGTCCAGGGGGAAAACCAGCGGGTTTGATCATTCCATAGAGGAGTTGACATACCAGCAGACCAAGCAATAACAATAGAACATATGTCGGGTTTGATAGTATACTAAAGAGGTGGCCTATGATTGCAGAAATCATTTTGGCTGGAAAAAAAGGATGCAACAAGAATAACGTTATCAAACTGTGAAGCGATTGACGATTAGTGCTTGACTGTCAGTAAACCAACACAATGGACATATTTTTGGCGACTTCTACATTAACTTTCTTAAACTTTCTTAAAATAATTCTAGTACCtgttataattttatatttcaatgaCCTTGCATCATTCACTAAACGCATGAGGAGTTGAATTTCGTCGTGTGGGTGTAGACATGCATTTAATGAACCTGTGTGATAAACTTACAGCCTGCTTTAACATATTCTTTTGGTACTTAGCAGCAGTGGCATTTTTACTCGTGGAATTCAGAATTTTGGAcgccattcacagacacttaTCAAACTAGTGTAGTTAGTTGTAAATTCTTCATTTAAGTGTTTTTTATAGTCTAAGGTCACCACCTTTAAAACGCACAATCGTGAACGAACTGAGAGATTGATTTGGGGTTTTGTAGTTTACTATTTAACACTTTACAGTTTCACACGTCTACATTGTAAGTTTTAGACTGCATGTACTATCTAGCATATTAGTAATGTAGACTGTGGGTAAACTGACCCCATTCCACCAAGTAAATAGCATCTGCAATCACAAATGTGTTTAGCCTATTATTCGAGGGAAAAAGAAAATCAACACTGACGCCAACTAGCAACGTATTGTAAGTAGTCAGTTCAAACAACTTAGGCAATTGAACTGAAAAGCATGACGTCATTTATTGTATACATTGGCTTAAATGAATTCgcaaataacataattatattatctgTCAAAAGTGTCCTGAATTTCTCTTGGAATGGCAGAAGTATACATTATTGGCCCCTATCCCAATGGAAGGAAATGTTACGAACCAAATTATAACACTTTAATATAAAGGGACTGGAAAATATGTCAAAGAGTGCAAGGTCATTCACGGTGGTATTCACGAGATATTTAAATGAACGACTTTTGTTACATGCCATAGCATTTCTTGTCTGAAAATATGCACAATGAAGGTCGTTTGTAAGGTATTGTAAGGGTTAGGTTACGTAATGTTTGCTCAGTAAAACGAAATGTTTGCAGAGtaaaacggccggttgaaagttcatggTGTCGCGTGTAGTTCTGTGATAGACTcacacagtcctcggagcttcgcatgGCTAAAATTGTTcctttgtatgtaccgatatctactgcataattgtactcgaatatccttgtactgtcaCACAGGGTTAACAATTCGTTGACGTGTCACTGCGACGGGCTCGGTGTTACGTATCCGCGAAGCCCAAGTGTTCTGTTGCAAGCTTTGTGTTATATTTACGCGGTGTGCGATCCTCGAAACCTTGTTATTTTATACCCGtttcatatattatttgccaagtATCTCAATGGTTTAACACATAAGGAACATGGAAGGGCTGAATGAAATCAATGACGCATAGCTTTATAGCTATGACCGACCGTTATAATTTACAGCAGTGAACATACGCACACTAACCTCAATTTGGGTCAGGTTGAACCTCAATACTAAGTTCTGTGCTCTGACTACACTATGAAACAGTAAGCTGTAGATACTACTAACATACCTTGTTTGACGATGCCCGTTGTCACCTCAGTCTGTCTCGTATGCAAATACACTGGATAGAGGCGGTACACTCAAATCCGAACTGGTATTCGGTAGTCACGTGATACGAATTTAAGTGTACAAATAGAATGACGTCACGGTAATCCATGAGTAATGTTAAGGGGTAAAGCATTTGATTTCCGGGGGGGGGGCGCTTGAAGATTGTTGGGAAATAAATTGTCGTAGGCCAAAAAGTGGGAAAAAATGCTGACCGACTGAAGACAACAAATTTTCTTCCATTGTATGAGGTAAGAGAATTGTGGTACATGTGTCTCTGAATTTTAGACTCTCGTCAAAGGTTTATACTACTAAATGTTGGCAAATACTGACACTGTCAAATCAAATTTAAGAATACTGACCTGGCTTAGTACTTGGAATTTTAGAAGAACGTAAACGTTCACGAGTTTTCTGAATAAACGCTTTTTGACCAGGAGAGGGTATTGTTATCAACATTACATGTTAAATAACAGGATTACCAGATACATGTATCACTCTTTTAGCattaaatttcaaacatttccaGGGACACAAGGGAACCTCCTCCCTCCCGTACCCCCCCCCTTCTCTGCtcctttgtattttgattcatatttacCTACTATTGTTAGTATCTCgatatattttaaaaagaaagaaaagaaagcaTTTTTTAGTCCTCGAATTTCAAAAATGGCACTAATGGcgttgtaacacaactgtagaATTGATGTGTTATTACCTTCCGTGAGGAAGATTATATATTAGGGAtggaatgtgtgtgtatgtgtgtgtgtttgtctgtgtgtgtgtctgtctttatatgtgtgtgtgtgtatgtatgtatgtatgtatgtatgtatgtatgtatgtatgtgtgtgtgtgtgtgtatgtatgtatgtatgtatgtatgtatgtatgtatgtatgtatgtatgtatgtatgtggaaaACTACAGCGTCGATTCTGATGAGCCTTGCTACACATGCTAATGGCAAGAAATGATTAGACTTTGGTAAACATAATTTTCCatttaagtggtacatcatgtttAATAGCTATAAtttagaattttgcattccaacaatggcCCAAatatctatggttttgcccttccGGGAGGCATTCAGTGCTAATCTGATTTGAATGTATATCCACTTGCCAATTAGTCTCTGTTTCATCTTTCCAGTGTACACATTCATTTGGCTGTTATGGACATTGTGCAACCAAGAATGAAGGTGAATCTTTGTAACATCTGTGTCATTACAATGctcattgaaatttgaaaaataagtaACACCACCTACAagctttatttacattttgacaaTTACCGGTACATGCTAATCTGTGAAACTTGGGTAATTCATTTTTGTAATCCCATCAAATAGTGTTATTATTTGAGCCAATATATTGTGGTACAGtgtttgcataaattaatgtacatataaaatcaaatcaaccaGTTCTAAATGATGTAATTTCTCGTATGGTTTATTCACTGTcatttgttgataaaatgatTATATTTAACCTAGCTATGCAATCTTTCAATTGACTAATTTAAAGAGTAATACTGGTGTTGGTTGTACACAACTTACAGTAGGGTGTCAAGTTTAAGACTTTCATCCCTTGTTCTCTTACTAACGCTTTCTAGCGACTACTTTGTATGGAAATAATCGAATCACTGCCGCCTCGTAATTCGGCTTTAGGGATGGTGGGTTACTTCCTGGGGGTACAGTAAAAACGGTGTTCTGgaaaatgttgacaaacatAAGGAACATCTCATTTTTGGCCAGAGCTTCACCGACACATACTCTTCTACCAGCTGAGAATGGTATGAAACTTCCAGGCTTTGGGATTAAGGTACCATCTTGGGTCAGAAACCGTTCTATGAGAGGAAGAAAAAATACTCAAGTATATTTTTTAACGATTTTTAGcatataatagtatatatacaatgtatacataattacatgtttggcttgtgtgCAGTGACTTAAATTACGACCACTCTAAATACATgccaatattgaaatatacctGGTCTAAATTCTTCAGGATTTTTCCATTCTTTCTCTGTCATATGAATCTTCCATTGGTTAACCATTATCCATGTACCTCGTGGAAGACAATATCCACCTAAAAGTGATCATATTCACGGTCATTTAGATGTTGACCCGTCAAGAATATGATCATACGTAAACATTGTAGTTATTACAACGGTTAAGACTGAAGTAAAGCTATTTTCTGtttgtgctacactcgtttatagcattcacataaagtgtaaagtatactgtttcgattggtttatttacaagcctagcatgtgacCTTTCAAATTTGGTCAATTAGTAATTGAATTGGTATACCTTTACACTttatatggatgctataaacgattgtggtacatacagaaaatgctttactttggaaTTATGGGTTGTAATTCTAATGGAAAGGAATTTGCTTGGAACTTTGAAATGTAAGAAATTGTAAGTTGCAAGGTTTATGTTAGTCCAGATTCTCCTGGGTAGTAAGATGAAGGAGAGCCTAAATTTAAACCAATAAGATGGCCCACGTACATTATTATAGTAGGTTGAAAATCATCGAAGAAGCATGTTATGAGATGAAACTAAAGGAATGAGTGAGAACATAAAAGAACAAAGCAATGGAAGGGGCTGTGAACAGTTCTGTCTTTCCAAAAATACGGGATTTACTAGAATTGTGAAATATGACATTGGTAGtaattatgtacattgtgttgCTACACCTGTCTTAAACGTTCTTAGCTAAGGAGAATTTTCATTGCTTATAAAAATTGTATACAACAGTACTGACCGACAGATGTATCACACGTAGTTGTATGTAGTACTCCGATTGGGGTCACAGTACGGATTCTCATGGCTTCGTGTATGACAGCTTCACAGTATGGCAGTCTTGACCGGTCTGAAAGTTGGCAAGGGCGATCTCGACCAATAGCGTTGTCAATCTCATCGTGCACCTTAGCCTGTACATCCGGGTAATTCACTAGATAGGCAACACACCAGTTTAGAGTGTGAACAGTGGTATCTAGTCCAcctatgaaataaaaaaaatacacgaGATTCATAGAATGTGAATGACAAGTTATGAGATGCGTGTACCTTTTTATTATGTGATTCTGCCAATGACTATATTCTGTGTTTTACTGGCATTAAGTAATACGAGTTTGGACGACCTGTTGCATACCACTTTATCAACATGAAAAATTATTTCTTTTGCTATAATCGTTACCAATATAGGCAACAAGTTTCATATCCCATTGTTTTCTACCCAATCAAACATACTTGTAAAAAGCGTCATGCTATATTTAACTTTGACTGACAAATCATTGGTCTTTACGCTTTAAGTAGtgacatgacatgtacagtTGCTACGATGTGTTACTTCGTTTACATATCGTTGCACATACTATACTTTCAAAGACATCTATGCTTCAACTAAAATAATTTACCTCCAAATACGTCAGATATGGTCTGTCTGATATGTACATCTGTAATTAATCCATCATTCTCAGTTCCTTCTGCTTCAATCTTGGAGTGAAGAAGATCATCTATCAGGTCACGATGGTTGTCTATCAGTAATCACCAACAGAGAGTCAATATATGATTCCATTACTAGAACAAAGAACTCATATCACGGTTTTCCTAATTAGGTACAAGAAAGGGTTTCTTCAAATCGTATTATTTGAATTacgtctttctgtctgtctacaaTGTACTCACCTAACTACCATTTTAGCTACTTACCCAGCCCATACTAGATATTCCATTGTCTATAAAAGCTAATTCAGAAAATGTGTACGACCTTAAATAAATGATACAGAGAAATATTCCCATTCAAAAAGTGAATAGCTTGAAGTTCATACTTGCCTTTATATTGGTCAAATGTTTCCTTATGTTCATCAATCTTCTCTTGGATGAGATTCAGAAATTTGTCAGTCATTTCTCTCATCAGTTTCTCTCCACTGGTTAATGGAATGTAACGAAGCAATGGAATGAGATCGGCCAACAAACCACCACTAGAAAACACATCGATGAATTCCTTGAGTATGTCCATTATCTTTCTCAATTCGGGGTCGTCTATGGCATACCTTGTAAAAGATGAATAGattgttgtttatatttatgCATGGAAATGGTGAGCTTATTGGTATCATCTATGGATAAGTAggctaaatataaatatttcaatttatggTTAGTATTAACGTTTTGTGAAGTAATAATAAAAAGACTTCGACCAATGgacatttcatgttttcaatATGGCTATGTTGATATATGAAATGTGTTTACGTCACACTGACAGTGACTGTTTCTGCGTTGCTCAGCATATGCGTTAAAACGgtcaaaatcattattttagTCAACAGCGTTTTCTGATAAGGTACTAGAATTGACCAAATGCTTATTGACCAAACTGTACAACATGCTTATTCGTAACGTGAGACCGATGCAtttgatataatgataataaacaaaGAGCTGCAGTCTATGCATTCTCACTATGTCTTGAAGCTTTAGTTAGTATGgtaactgaaatataaatatacacaaattCAGATATCTGGTTAgttttgttattatatgtagCTAATGTTAAGATGGGGTAACGATTACGATTATTACACATGAAATGGTGACTTATCAATGTGTATGACATAGCACATAgaatatctacatgtacctttTGCCAAACGTTAGATCACAAATGACATTGGAAATCAGTGTAAATATCACGGGTGTCGGATCGAAGGGTTCTCCAGCTTCGACAATTTTCATTAATTGTGGAAGAGCATCCTCACTTACAGCTCTCTCTAATCGCTCTCCACTGGCATAATTCCTGGAGTTGTAAAAACATATAATTTGACAAGAAAGAATTATTAAACACATTAATTCCAAACCGGAAAAGATGCAATTACTAGTACGTCCATATTTCATATCAACACTAGATTGACAGTTGTTATGTTGATTTACATTCATGATGGAATGATAAAGAATGCTCGGTAAAACTTCAAATAGTATTATACGATGGACACgagtatatatataagtattaaAGGTTTGTTAATAGAAAATACAGAGGCTTCTAGAGAGGCACTCTTTATCACCTTTTATTTTACATATGATTTACAAACTTGCCTTACTGCTTGCTTGGTGTACTAATTTTCTATGATTGTCCATGCAGAAGAGAAGTCGGCAGCTACTATGTCTTTTCCGCCTTCAGAATTCATACCATGCCCGCTAAAACAGAGATTCCCCTTAAAACAATACTTTGACTTAAAGAGTTTTTTGTAAAGGTGATTAAAATCTTGCCTTATCGCTTGGTGTACTAATTTCCTGTGATATTTCCATGCAGGAGTGAAGTCGGCAGTGACTATGCTTTTTCGGCCTTCGGAAAAGATGTCCACTAAAATGGAGATTCCCATTAGAAAATTAACACTAATGACACTGCACTACAACTGATGAACATACATTAAAGGAATTTGTTTCTAAACGATGATCCCAGCTTATATTTTCATCTTTCTTTTAACACCTTGTACCTGGCGTCAGCAGTGTGTGTGGGCAATATTTCAAGAGGTGTGAAGCTTCcaactttgtttatttcccataatACATTGCCCCAGTAGTTGTCGTAGTCAAGCTTGtcaatttgtgtaattttgaaGCAGTAGCACGATGCATGGTTGATGACTATGACTTGTCTGGGTCTCCTAAACATAATTAAGAAATGCACCTACACTTTAAGAATCACAGAATGTCTCGGTGTAATGATATAAGATGTCAATTATACACGGTAATTTCCAATATCCAATTAATTATATATCTACATACGTTACTTCACATAACGTGTTAGGATGGGTTCTTTTACAATTTACAAGAGGATCGTGTGATACTTACATGAATAGATATAGGGTCGTCCAGCAAAGTCGTTCTGTTTAGCGACAAGTGATTCTCTGACCAACTTAATGTTATTGAGCACAACACAGTGAGTAAGTCCAACGTTCAGAGTGAATATATCGCCATACTTTTCAGATAGTTTCGTCAAATTGGTGTACGGCTCTTCAGTAATCACTGGAAATagtcaaagaaataataaacaTCAGTGAAAAAGATTGATGGTCCCTCTCTCCAGGCCCAATTTTGAAAtcatattgtaatatatatattcgtTTATTTCAAGTGTTAAGGCCTCAGCCcatgacaaaacaaaatacgtgcaatttacaaataaagtatttacaatacacaagaaaagaaaaaattgaTCATGTTTAGCTGTCGTTTTCCTTTACAAAATAATCACGGCGTTTAAACGACTTAAATGCAAACATTGAAAACTCATAAAATTAATTACAAGTGGGTTTTTAGTTGATAATAATGCAAAACATTTTTGTTCGATAGGGTGAAAACGGAATCTTCGAGGAATTCATTCTCTTCTGTATAGCTAGTAAAGTGGACAAAATAATACAGATAACACTCGTCCTCTACTACAGTTACACCTTGTTTCGTACAATCAATACTGACACAATCTGAAATCAAATGGTACCGGTTGGTTGCGATGACGACCCTTTTCAATGGCTAGCCTTTGACTTGAGTAGCGGGGTTTGGCTAAgccaaatttaaattttgttatGTCTGTATATTAAAGGTACAGTTCTGGTTCCAGCATCGACTTAAACTTAGAATAGCTACGCAATCTACTAGATTGGTCCAGTGAAGCGAACCATTCCTGCCTATAACCGTCTTGTAGCCTTTCAAGaaacaattaaaaaacaaatagtTATTTCCAAAGTGTTGTGGTATCCAAACCACACCAAAGCTATATCTAAATAAGAATTCACATATTTTCATTGCCTATGTAATCCTCCAAGCTGAGTCTAAAACTCTAAGCATCTCATAGCAAGGCTTTGGATAACGAGTAGTGTTCatttctatacatttttttgattgattgattgattgattgattgattgattgattgattgattgattgattgatttttattacctgtacaagaaataattacagatcacttggacaaaaatatatatacacaatttatacaggcaataggagtcagaaaatagctgtgctaatcaagtctgaccccttacattaatggttaatggttaaacATTCACGGGTGTTACTAAACGCACTTGCTCCCTCCCCCCCATCCCAATCCCAGTCATTTAAAAAGTGATGAGAAGAAAGTTCGAATGCCAACTATGCTATATATTCTTTTAGTAAATCCATTTTAAGTGACCACTTGAAACTATTCGTGTTGGTTCTttcctgatattgtatttgatgtcgTTCCATGTAGTTGCAcctgtatattatattatattatattgattgTTGTCCAACTGATGTCTTCATTGGAGGAATACATAAATTGCCCTGAGTCTTCTGTCGTGGATTGTATGCATAATTCAACAGCGTGCACTCATCGGTTATCgagtgtggtaaattattgtgtattaagtCGTAAACAAAAACCCCCTACTAAATACTTGAGTAACTAAACACGTCGAGAATTTCTAACTAGTTtaaaagaggagaagaatgttccCGAAAATGGCTATGCGAGATAGCACGCAGATTTCAACTATTATGTAAGGGATATTGGACCACCCCgttatgcattgttttcaatggagAAAGTGATGACGACGTAGCAGTTCGTATATTCCGGTACTGACCGAAATCGACCCGGAACTATTTTTTCATATTGACTGACGTCAACCTGGAACTATTTGGACATGCAGAAACAAAACGCAGATTTCTataaatcaaaatcaacatttatttgtGAGGAATACACGTTTTTGAATGGCCATTCTGCCGTAAAACACACTCATGCTACTAAAATGGTGTCGGAATACTACTTTGCAGCAATGTCACTGAGTTCGTATAAACTTTGTAATTGTCGTCAATGCTGGGGATCACACTCTGCGACAGTTCGAATTCACGCTGTTTGCAGCGCGTGATTTTTGGAAGAACGGCAAGCTTTTCAAAATAACCGATCCTATGACGAACACGTCACTTGAAATACAATATCACACACTCTGTTTTGATGGTAGCACTGTTattttgtacacaatgtgtCAGATGAGTGTTGAAGTTATCCTGAACACAATGATGGGGACCAAAATTATTAACACGcgactttgttttgaatattatgcaaatgagttgacCACGCAACAATGTGTTCaaataatatgttttttttaaacattaaatgtaaaatcttGAATAATCGCAGTTCCAGTACAAAATTCtgttttatttatctttaaCGTTCGAGACATGAAATTCCTTGCATGAAAATGAATGCCCAGGTgacatataataaaaaatattatagcCTTGATATTGGATAATATGCTCTCGTTGCAAGGATTCGATCAGCACTCCGTTATGCGTCGTGCTGGTCGTATCCTTGCACCTTAGGCATATaatatcaaggcaataataTATCATCTGAAATCCTGTATTGCGTTCCTCTGTGacatagcgccctcacagtATGGATAATGAGTGCATTAGATACAGGAAAATATGAGAAACTCATGTCATACTGATGGATGACAAAGAAATGGTGACAACGTTAAACAATTGTCTATTATTCAACTCTAGTTGTTTTCAAATATATGGATGCTGacagataaaaaataaaaacttacaCATTGCACTGCCTATAACAGGCCATCCGATTGGTCCAGGGGGAAAACCAGCGGGTTTGATCATTCCATTTAGGAGGTGACATACCAACAGACCAAGCAGTATTAATAGAACATATGTCGGATTTGATAGTACACTAAAGAGATGTTCTAAGAATGCAGAAATCATTTTGGCTGGAAAACAAGAATAACTTCATGAAACTGTGAATTGAAGTGATTGATGATTGTTGCTTGTCAGTAAACCAACACAATGGACATGTTTTTGTCAATGTCTACATTTTCTGAAGCTTGTCTAAATAATTCTAGTAtttgttataattttatatttgaatgaCCTTGCATCATTCACTAAACACATGACAAGTAGAATTTGTCTGAATATGACTTCTATTCTTTCGGTGCGTAGCAGCAGCGGCATCAAGTTTTACTAGTGGATTTCAGAATTTAAGAAACCATTTATATGCGTACGTGTTTTTTATACATATGTTTTAGGTGGTTTATACCTCTTACATCACTATTCACCATTCACCAGGAAGTAAACGCTCTAATTCACAATTCACCAGTATCTCCAGACATCAATTCACCTTCACCAAATATAAACGTAATTCACCATTCACGAGTAatttttgtgtaaatatatcaatatcaatatcaattaAACATACAGTAGCCTTAGAATAAACACATCACGTGTAGGCTTAGCGACTACATAGGGATAAAATATATTCTTAAAAATTTACAAGTCATGAAATATCACCTTAGCAGTaaaaggtggggggggggggggtaagctTGCATGGGAATATGAACATCTGTCATGGGAGTTCAAGGGTCTCCTATGAGCTGGGGAAATTACAACAAATCTttaattgttcaaatgaatcattaaaactaaaacacGTCAAGAATTGGTAATATAGGATATGCTAATACAAAATTTGAGTAGACTCTCTATCTACAGTATATGGTTGTCTTCACCGTATCACTATGATATAAGTACACCTCCAgagttttacaattttttttatacaggGGAAATAAAACTTGTCTGTACTCCATGTCACACAAAAGGATTAGAGACGAAGACAAAGTGAGACAAAGTAAGAGACTCCAGAGTTTCTGTAGACTTGCTCAAGTCCCTGGATTTTTTccattcttttattttaatacaattttctttttaaaaaaccaATGTAATATTGTGTGTGAGACAATGACCTGAGTAAGTGATTGCGAAACAGTCGGGTGAACACATATagtccttgggagactactagtaaccgAGGGAAAGGAGAACAAGTTAAGACATTTTTCTTCACAAAAATGAATGGCAAACTCTAAACACTTGAAGAATATATGAAACTTACGAAAAATCTGTCAAGGGACCCGGGTCAGTCTATCTAGGGTTCTGTAGTTATCTTAGGATACGTTCGCCCTGAGATAGGTAGCTTTGTTTCTCTCAAATTCATCGTTTGCTAAAACTGACTATATAATTTATGACAACCGATTTTGGAGTGCGGAATTTTTATTGGGCACATGGATTCAGATAACGTAGTTACGTACACGTATGTCGAAAACAACAACTTGAGTGGAATCTATAgctaacccccacccccaccccccccccccacgacTTGGCAACTTATGTTAGC is a window of Glandiceps talaboti chromosome 5, keGlaTala1.1, whole genome shotgun sequence DNA encoding:
- the LOC144435434 gene encoding cytochrome P450 1A5-like encodes the protein MISAIIGHFFSILSNPTYVLLILLGLLVCHLLYGMIKPAGFPPGPIGWPVMGNAMLITEEPYTNLTKLSEKYGDIFTLNVGLTHCVVLNNIKLVRESLVAKQNDFAGRPYIYSLDIFSEGRKSIVTADFTPAWKYHRKLVHQAIRNYASGERLERAVSEDALPQLMKIVEAGEPFDPTPVIFTLISNVICDLTFGKRYAIDDPELRKIMDILKEFIDVFSSGGLLADLIPLLRYIPLTSGEKLMREMTDKFLNLIQEKIDEHKETFDQYKDNHRDLIDDLLHSKIEAEGTENDGLITDVHIRQTISDVFGGGLDTTVHTLNWCVAYLVNYPDVQAKVHDEIDNAIGRDRPCQLSDRSRLPYCEAVIHEAMRIRTVTPIGVLHTTTCDTSVGGYCLPRGTWIMVNQWKIHMTEKEWKNPEEFRPERFLTQDGTLIPKPGSFIPFSAGRRVCVGEALAKNEMFLMFVNIFQNTVFTVPPGSNPPSLKPNYEAAVIRLFPYKVVARKR